One window of the Eucalyptus grandis isolate ANBG69807.140 chromosome 6, ASM1654582v1, whole genome shotgun sequence genome contains the following:
- the LOC120294235 gene encoding MDIS1-interacting receptor like kinase 2-like, which produces MFVQEMSCTASTRSSSKMEVEALLNWKSKLDNNSRSTLSSWNGSSPCSWRGIVCDRFRSVTSLDLSNFAIYGMLHHLNFSYLPNLVTLTLINNLLYGSIPPSIGNLSKLTNLDLSFNDLSGNIPTQLGSLRSLEFLSLWKNNLNGSIPSSIGNISSLSKMVISTNPLVGPIPKEIGMLGSLYLLNLANNYLNGSIPTTLGNLSSLIFLFLFGNQLSGPIPLEVGGMRSLTKMQLAGNDLTGPIPPSIGKLTNLLDLHITANLLSGFLPTEMNNLTSLTRLNINENDFVGQLPQEICSSQTLVNFTAADNHLTGISRSLKNCSSLIRLRLQNNLLEGNIADALGVYPSLDYLELSNNELYGELPSTLGECRKLGSLIISNNKISGAIPPQIGNMTQLHKLNLSSNYIVGEIPKDLGKLKLLLELSLDCNLLAGHIPQELGALSSLQNLNIAGNNLSGSIPTQLGEGSNLLFLNLSKNNLEKSIPIEIGNLQYLQHLDLSQNLLTGEISRQLGRLHRLEILNLSHNQLSGSIMSTFHDMTSLTSIDISFNELEGPLPNIPAFHNATIEVVRENKGLCGDIVGLSPCTTPMLKGRNKNKKLLLVLIPTLACLFSFLVVVGASSIGCRRKRKTEATSADGSNENPWAIWSFDGKMVYESIIEATEEFDAKYCIGVGGQGSVYKAQLQTGKTVAVKKLNEAMDIERANRKAFEREIHALIEARHRNIIKLYGFCSSSRHSFLVYKFLESGSLKDVLNDEERIATFDWNRRVNVVKGVAYALSYMHHECSPPIIHRDVSSKNILLDEEYEAHVSDFGSAKVLKPYSSNWTSFASTFGYAAPELAYTMEVNEKCDVYSFGVVALEVIMGSHPGDLISSLASSSSSSSSNPVASWPLKKVLDQRIPYSKDNVLGEVALVTKMAFSCLNSKPEHRPTMQQVSRAISSRNSIVLSTTEDIKLEELVDPTCFS; this is translated from the exons ATGTTCGTGCAAGAAATGTCTTGTACTGCTTCAACACGAAGCTCCTCTAAAATGGAAGTGGAGGCACTCCTAAATTGGAAGTCTAAGCTAGACAACAATAGCCGCTCTACTTTGTCTTCGTGGAACGGAAGCAGCCCTTGTTCATGGCGCGGAATCGTTTGTGATCGTTTCCGGAGTGTCACCAGCTTGGATCTTTCGAATTTTGCCATATACGGTATGCTTCACCATCTCAATTTCTCCTATTTACCCAACTTGGTCACCCTTACGCTTATCAACAACTTGCTCTATGGGAGCATCCCTCCGAGCATTGGCAATCTATCCAAGCTCACTAATCTTGACCTTTCTTTTAATGACCTTTCGGGAAACATTCCAACTCAACTCGGGTCATTGAGATCTTTAGAATTCCTCAGCCTTTGGAAGAATAATTTAAACGGTTCGATTCCTTCTTCCATTGGAAACATCAGCAGCTTGTCAAAGATGGTAATTAGTACAAATCCGCTCGTTGGTCCCATTCCGAAGGAAATAGGAATGTTGGGGTCTCTTTATCTCCTTAATTTGGCAAATAATTACCTCAATGGATCTATCCCTACAACTTTAGGAAATCTGAGTTCtttgatatttcttttcctctttggcAACCAACTTTCTGGCCCTATACCTCTGGAAGTTGGAGGAATGAGATCCTTGACGAAAATGCAATTGGCAGGCAATGATTTAACAGGTCCTATCCCGCCGTCCATAGgcaaattgaccaatttattAGACCTTCATATTACCGCCAACTTATTGTCAGGCTTTCTTCCCACTGAGATGAATAATCTCACATCACTTACAAGActaaatataaatgaaaacGACTTTGTTGGCCAATTGCCACAAGAAATATGCAGTAGCCAAACTCTTGTGAATTTTACTGCGGCAGACAATCACCTGACCGGAATCTCAAGAAGCCTAAAAAATTGTTCGAGTTTGATTAGACTTAGGCTCCAAAACAACTTGCTCGAGGGAAACATAGCTGATGCACTTGGTGTGTACCCCTCCTTGGATTACCTTGAGTTGAGTAACAACGAACTTTACGGTGAGCTACCCTCGACATTGGGTGAATGTAGAAAATTGGGAAGCTTGATAATCTCCAACAATAAAATCTCTGGTGCCATACCACCTCAGATTGGAAAcatgactcaattgcacaaacttaACCTCTCTTCAAATtatattgttggagaaattcctaAAGACCTAGGAAAATTGAAGTTGCTACTAGAGCTTTCGTTGGATTGCAACCTTCTGGCAGGCCACATCCCTCAAGAACTTGGAGCATTGTCAAGTTTGCAAAACCTCAACATTGCAGGAAACAACTTGAGTGGCTCAATTCCTACCCAACTTGGGGAGGGCTCCAACCTTCtattcttaaatttaagcaAGAATAATCTAGAAAAGAGTATTCCCATCGAGATTGGGAATCTTCAATATCTTCAACATCTTGATTTGAGTCAAAATTTGCTCACGGGAGAAATATCTAGACAACTTGGGCGATTGCACAGATTAGAAATACTCAATCTCTCACACAATCAATTATCAGGTTCAATTATGTCCACATTTCATGATATGACAAGCTTGACATCCATCGACATATCATTTAATGAGTTAGAGGGTCCTTTACCAAACATTCCAGCCTTCCATAACGCTACAATTGAAGTTGTGAGAGAGAACAAAGGCTTGTGCGGAGATATTGTTGGTCTTAGCCCCTGCACAACACCAATGttgaaaggaagaaataaaaacaaaaagttgcTACTAGTTTTGATTCCTACTTTGGCTTGcctattttctttccttgttgttGTGGGAGCTTCAAGTATTGGATgccgaagaaaaagaaaaacagaggctACTTCGGCAGATGGAAGCAATGAAAACCCATGGGCAATATGGAGCTTTGATGGAAAAATGGTTTATGAGAGCATCATTGAAGCCACGGAAGAGTTTGATGCCAAATATTGCATTGGTGTGGGAGGACAGGGGAGTGTTTACAAGGCCCAGTTGCAAACAGGTAAAACCGTTGCTGTAAAAAAACTTAATGAAGCAATGGACATAGAAAGAGCCAATCGAAAAgcatttgaaagggaaattcaTGCTCTGATCGAAGCTAGGCATCGGAATATCATCAAGCTCTATGGCTTTTGCTCGAGTTCTCGACATTCATTTTTGGTATACAAGTTCTTGGAATCAGGCAGCTTGAAGGATGTACTGAATGATGAAGAAAGGATTGCAACATTTGACTGGAATAGGAGAGTGAATGTTGTCAAAGGAGTGGCTTATGCATTGTCCTACATGCACCATGAATGCTCTCCTCCTATAATTCATCGAGATGTCTCGAGCAAGAACATTTTACTAGATGAAGAATATGAAGCTCACGTCTCTGATTTTGGCTCGGCTAAGGTTCTAAAACCTTATTCATCCAATTGGACTTCCTTTGCAAGCACCTTTGGATATGCAGCTCCAG AACTTGCATACACAATGGAAGTGAACGAAAAATGCGATGTTTATAGCTTCGGAGTGGTGGCATTGGAAGTAATCATGGGAAGCCATCCAGGTGACCTCATTTCTTCTCTTGCgtcctcatcttcatcatcatcgagCAATCCAGTAGCTTCTTGGCCATTGAAGAAAGTTTTAGATCAAAGAATTCCATACTCGAAAGATAATGTGCTAGGGGAAGTGGCTTTAGTGACAAAGATGGCATTTTCATGCTTAAATTCTAAACCAGAGCATCGTCCAACCATGCAACAAGTTTCTAGGGCGATATCGTCACGTAACTCGATCGTGTTAAGCACAACAGAGGACATCAAATTGGAAGAATTAGTTGATCCTACATGCTTCAGTTGA